One genomic segment of Pseudorasbora parva isolate DD20220531a chromosome 6, ASM2467924v1, whole genome shotgun sequence includes these proteins:
- the LOC137079573 gene encoding endonuclease domain-containing 1 protein-like, with protein MKLLLFLLLPCLALSEVGDDFSECSQLGFFLNKDPPRFTPSLSSTKHICQCLWDDDGQQMYLYATLYNTDWKIPVYSAYVFGSANTGRCDPWYIEPQLDGGINANPCMAPRGHNKDIGVKQAVNRDYKGSGYDRGHLYPVQHTNNHISMLATSTLTNAAPQNSSFNQGAWRVHEAAVITDLKKRDKHSCAYVVTGVVPDPNKKIPDNNPRVTVSKYYWRATCCVKNGVPTGQGYFGPDNNDKVQALSIAALQTKLAKDYGVSIVIFPSLPPGAKRPAQGGCN; from the exons ATGAAGCTTCTCCTGTTTCTTCTGTTGCCTTGCCTCGCTCTCAGTGAGGTTGGGGACGATTTTAGTGAATGCAGTCAGTTAGGGTTCTTTCTGAATAAGGACCCTCCTCGATTCACACCATCACTTAGCTCAACAAAGCACATCTGTCAGTGTCTTTGGGACGACGATGGTCAGCAAATGTATCTTTATGCAACTTTGTACAACACAGATTGGAAGATCCCCGTCTACTCTGCGTATGTGTTTGGGAGCGCAAACACTGGGAGATGTGATCCTTGGTACATTGAGCCTCAG CTGGATGGAGGAATTAATGCTAACCCATGTATGGCACCTCGAGGTCACAATAAAGATATTGGTGTTAAGCAGGCTGTGAATCGTGACTACAAGGGGTCTGGCTATGACAGAGGTCACCTGTATCCAGTCCAGCACACGAACAACCACATCTCCATGCTGGCCACCTCCACCCTCACCAACGCCGCTCCACAGAACTCAAGTTTCAATCAGGGTGCATGGAGGGTCCATGAGGCGGCTGTTATTACTGATCTGAAAAAGCGTGATAAGCATAGTTGTGCTTATGTGGTGACTGGTGTAGTTCCTGATCCCAACAAAAAAATTCCTGATAATAACCCTAGAGTTACTGTCTCAAAGTATTACTGGAGAGCAACCTGCTGTGTAAAGAATGGTGTGCCTACAGGACAGGGTTACTTTGGACCTGATAACAATGACAAAGTGCAGGCATTATCAATTGCAGCCCTACAGACAAAGCTGGCCAAAGATTACGGTGTGAGTATTGTAATTTTCCCAAGCCTACCACCAGGGGCCAAAAGACCGGCGCAGGGTGGTTGTAACTAG